One region of Syntrophobacter fumaroxidans MPOB genomic DNA includes:
- a CDS encoding DUF364 domain-containing protein codes for MQLIRNLYDHFHEKAQKTKIACLCVGLSYTAVITDDGGMGIAYTYAEDTHCCRMNRNYRDYEGERAIELLEEIRSPDALRRSMGLACVNAMNYHDASGFPEDSTDRLWMDSFGIGSGTRVAMVGFFRPLMKLFRDRGALVEALDDFQGIGDRDSFYGKLDGWAEVLLLTSTSILNHTTEEILGRIAPEVKVVMLGPSTPMVADAFRHLPVRVLAGTVPVDKEAVLRAVRHGAGTPVIHRFSRKAYVTLADGRVRAPC; via the coding sequence ATGCAACTGATACGGAATCTCTACGATCACTTTCATGAGAAGGCGCAAAAGACGAAAATCGCATGTCTTTGCGTGGGATTGAGCTACACGGCCGTGATCACCGACGATGGCGGGATGGGGATTGCCTACACCTATGCGGAGGATACGCATTGTTGCAGGATGAACAGGAATTACCGGGATTACGAGGGCGAACGGGCCATCGAATTGCTGGAGGAAATCAGGAGCCCCGATGCCTTGCGACGCAGTATGGGACTCGCCTGCGTCAACGCCATGAACTACCACGATGCGAGCGGATTTCCGGAGGACTCAACGGATCGTCTCTGGATGGATTCGTTTGGCATCGGCTCGGGAACCCGAGTCGCGATGGTGGGCTTCTTCCGGCCTCTCATGAAGCTTTTCAGGGATCGTGGAGCGTTGGTGGAAGCCCTGGACGACTTTCAGGGCATTGGAGATCGGGACAGCTTTTACGGGAAATTGGACGGATGGGCGGAAGTCCTGCTGCTCACCTCGACTTCCATTTTGAATCACACCACGGAAGAGATTCTCGGCCGCATTGCCCCCGAAGTGAAGGTCGTCATGCTGGGACCGAGCACACCCATGGTCGCCGATGCCTTCCGCCACCTGCCCGTCCGGGTGCTGGCGGGAACCGTTCCCGTGGACAAGGAAGCCGTGCTGAGAGCCGTTCGCCATGGGGCCGGCACCCCCGTCATCCATCGGTTCAGCCGCAAGGCCTACGTGACTCTGGCCGATGGGCGGGTGCGTGCGCCTTGTTAG